In Paracoccus sp. TOH, a single window of DNA contains:
- the rplL gene encoding 50S ribosomal protein L7/L12 has translation MADLKKLAEEIVGLTLLEAQELKTILKDEYGIEPAAGGAVMVAGPAAGPAEAAEEKTEFDVVLVDAGANKINVIKEVRGITGLGLKEAKDLVEAGGKVKEGASKADAEEMKKKLEAAGAKVELK, from the coding sequence ATGGCTGACCTGAAAAAACTCGCCGAAGAAATCGTGGGCCTGACCCTGCTGGAAGCCCAGGAACTGAAGACCATCCTGAAAGACGAATACGGCATCGAGCCGGCCGCCGGTGGCGCCGTCATGGTTGCCGGCCCGGCCGCTGGCCCGGCTGAAGCCGCCGAAGAAAAGACCGAATTCGACGTCGTCCTGGTCGACGCCGGCGCCAACAAGATCAACGTGATCAAGGAAGTGCGCGGCATCACCGGTCTGGGCCTGAAAGAAGCCAAGGATCTGGTCGAAGCCGGCGGCAAAGTCAAAGAAGGCGCTTCGAAAGCCGACGCCGAAGAAATGAAGAAGAAGCTCGAAGCGGCTGGTGCCAAGGTCGAGCTGAAGTAA
- the rpoC gene encoding DNA-directed RNA polymerase subunit beta', whose protein sequence is MNQELATNPLNPLAQPRQFDEIKISLASPEEILAWSYGEVKKPETINYRTFKPERDGLFCARIFGPIKDYECLCGKYKRMKYRGLVCEKCGVEVTLQKVRRERMGHIELAAPVAHIWFLKSLPSRIGLMLDMTLRDLERILYFENYVVIEPGLTDLSYGQLLTEEEFLDAQDQYGADAFTANIGAEAIREMLSNIDLAATAEQLREELKEATGELKPKKIIKRLKIVESFLESGNRPEWMVLTVIPVIPPELRPLVPLDGGRFATSDLNDLYRRVINRNNRLKRLIELRAPDIIVRNEKRMLQESVDALFDNGRRGRVITGNNKRPLKSLSDMLKGKQGRFRQNLLGKRVDFSGRSVIVTGPELKLHQCGLPKKMALELFKPFIYSRLEAKGLSSTVKQAKKLVEKERPEVWDILDEVIREHPVLLNRAPTLHRLGIQAFEPILIEGKAIQLHPLVCSAFNADFDGDQMAVHVPLSLEAQLEARVLMMSTNNVLSPANGAPIIVPSQDMVLGLYYTTMEREGMKGEGMVFANLEEVEHALASGAVHLHARITARLPQIDENGNEVIKRFETTPGRIRLGALLPKNAKAPFELVNRLLRKKDIQNVIDTVYRYCGQKESVIFCDQIMGLGFREAFRAGISFGKDDMVVPPTKWDLVEETQDQVKQFEQQYLDGLITQGEKYNKVVDAWSKCNDRVTDAMMKTISATKKDANGAELEPNSVYMMAHSGARGSVSQMKQLGGMRGLMAKPNGEIIETPIISNFKEGLTVLEYFNSTHGARKGLSDTALKTANSGYLTRRLVDVAQDCIIREHDCGTDRAITASAAVNDGEVVSPLSERVLGRVAAEDVLVPGEDVVIVRKNELIDERKADEIEVAGVQNVRIRSALTCESDDGVCALCYGRDLARGTLVNIGEAVGIIAAQSIGEPGTQLTMRTFHIGGIAQGGQQSFIAAAQEGVVEFQNESTLENASGELIVMARNMQLHIKSATGETLASHKLFYGSKLFVREGDAVARGQKMFEWDPYTLPIIAEKAGVAKYVDLLSGISVRDETDDATGMTQKIVTDWRSAPKGNELKPEIIIVDADGEPVRNEQGNPVTYPMSVDAVLSVEDGQEILAGDVVARIPREGAKTKDITGGLPRVAELFEARRPKDHAIIAEIDGYVRFGKDYKNKRRIAIEPADDTLEAVEYMVPKGKHIPVQEGDFVQKGDYIMDGNPAPHDILRIMGIEALADYLIDEVQDVYRLQGVKINDKHIEVIVRQMLQKIEILDSGDTTLLKGEHVDRDEFEEENAKIEAKGGRPASGEPVLLGITKASLQTRSFISAASFQETTRVLTEAAVQGKRDKLVGLKENVIVGRLIPAGTGGATARVKRIAGERDNEVIEARRAEAEAAAALIAPEDSPAEVGGED, encoded by the coding sequence ATGAACCAGGAACTTGCCACCAATCCGCTGAACCCGCTGGCCCAGCCGCGGCAGTTCGACGAAATCAAGATCTCGCTGGCCTCGCCCGAGGAAATCCTCGCCTGGTCCTATGGCGAGGTGAAGAAGCCCGAAACCATCAACTACCGCACGTTCAAGCCGGAACGTGACGGGTTGTTCTGCGCGCGCATCTTCGGTCCGATCAAGGATTACGAATGCCTGTGCGGCAAATACAAGCGCATGAAGTATCGCGGCCTGGTATGCGAGAAATGCGGCGTGGAAGTCACGCTGCAGAAGGTCCGCCGCGAGCGCATGGGCCATATCGAGCTGGCCGCCCCGGTCGCGCATATCTGGTTCCTGAAATCGCTGCCGAGCCGCATCGGTCTGATGCTGGACATGACGCTGCGCGATCTTGAGCGTATCCTCTATTTCGAGAATTACGTCGTGATCGAGCCGGGTCTGACCGACCTGAGCTATGGCCAGCTCTTGACCGAGGAGGAATTCCTCGACGCGCAGGACCAGTATGGCGCCGACGCCTTCACCGCCAATATCGGCGCCGAGGCGATCCGCGAGATGCTGTCGAACATCGACCTGGCCGCCACCGCCGAGCAGCTGCGCGAGGAGCTGAAGGAAGCGACCGGCGAGCTGAAGCCGAAGAAGATCATCAAGCGGCTGAAAATCGTCGAGTCGTTCCTCGAGTCGGGCAACCGGCCCGAGTGGATGGTGCTGACCGTCATTCCGGTCATTCCGCCGGAACTGCGTCCGCTGGTGCCGCTGGACGGCGGCCGCTTCGCGACCTCGGACCTGAACGATCTGTATCGCCGCGTCATCAACCGCAACAACCGTCTGAAGCGGCTGATCGAGCTGCGCGCGCCCGACATCATCGTGCGCAACGAAAAGCGGATGCTGCAGGAATCGGTCGATGCGCTGTTCGACAACGGCCGCCGCGGCCGCGTGATCACCGGCAACAACAAGCGCCCGCTGAAATCGCTGTCGGACATGCTGAAAGGCAAGCAGGGCCGGTTCCGCCAGAACCTTCTGGGCAAGCGCGTCGACTTCTCGGGTCGTTCGGTCATCGTGACCGGCCCGGAACTGAAGCTGCATCAGTGCGGCCTGCCGAAGAAGATGGCCTTGGAGCTGTTCAAGCCGTTCATCTATTCGCGGCTTGAGGCGAAGGGGCTTTCGAGCACTGTCAAGCAGGCGAAAAAGCTGGTCGAGAAAGAGCGCCCCGAGGTCTGGGACATCCTGGACGAGGTGATCCGCGAACATCCGGTGCTGCTGAACCGCGCGCCGACGCTGCACCGTCTGGGCATCCAGGCGTTTGAGCCGATCCTGATCGAGGGCAAGGCGATCCAGCTGCATCCGCTGGTCTGCTCGGCCTTCAACGCCGACTTCGACGGCGACCAGATGGCCGTGCACGTCCCGCTGTCGCTTGAGGCGCAGCTGGAAGCGCGCGTGCTGATGATGTCCACGAACAACGTGCTGTCGCCGGCCAACGGCGCGCCGATCATCGTGCCGTCGCAGGATATGGTTCTGGGTCTGTATTACACGACCATGGAGCGCGAGGGCATGAAGGGCGAAGGCATGGTCTTTGCCAACCTGGAAGAGGTGGAGCACGCGCTGGCCTCCGGCGCGGTGCATCTGCATGCCCGCATCACCGCCCGCCTGCCGCAGATCGACGAGAACGGCAACGAGGTCATCAAGCGCTTCGAGACCACGCCGGGCCGGATCCGTCTGGGCGCCCTTCTGCCGAAGAACGCGAAAGCGCCCTTCGAGCTGGTCAACCGCCTGCTGCGCAAGAAGGACATCCAGAACGTCATCGACACCGTCTACCGCTACTGCGGCCAGAAGGAATCGGTGATCTTCTGCGACCAGATCATGGGCCTGGGCTTCCGCGAGGCGTTCCGCGCCGGCATCTCCTTCGGCAAGGACGACATGGTCGTGCCGCCGACGAAATGGGATCTGGTCGAGGAAACCCAGGACCAGGTGAAACAGTTCGAACAGCAATATCTGGACGGTCTGATCACCCAGGGCGAAAAGTACAACAAGGTCGTCGATGCCTGGTCGAAATGTAACGACCGCGTCACCGACGCCATGATGAAGACCATCTCGGCCACCAAGAAGGACGCCAATGGCGCCGAACTGGAACCGAACTCGGTCTATATGATGGCGCATTCGGGCGCGCGGGGTTCGGTCAGCCAGATGAAACAGCTGGGCGGCATGCGCGGCCTGATGGCCAAGCCGAACGGCGAGATCATCGAGACGCCGATCATCTCGAACTTCAAGGAAGGTCTGACCGTTCTTGAGTACTTCAACTCGACCCACGGCGCCCGGAAGGGTCTGTCGGATACCGCGTTGAAGACCGCGAACTCGGGCTACCTGACCCGCCGTCTGGTCGACGTGGCGCAGGACTGCATCATCCGCGAGCATGATTGCGGCACCGACCGGGCGATCACCGCCTCGGCGGCGGTCAACGACGGCGAGGTGGTCAGCCCGCTCTCCGAGCGCGTGCTGGGCCGCGTCGCGGCCGAGGACGTGCTGGTTCCGGGCGAGGATGTGGTGATCGTTCGCAAGAACGAGCTGATCGACGAGCGCAAGGCCGACGAGATCGAGGTGGCGGGCGTGCAGAACGTGCGCATCCGCTCGGCCCTGACCTGCGAATCGGACGATGGCGTCTGCGCGTTGTGCTATGGTCGTGACCTGGCCCGCGGCACGCTGGTCAATATCGGCGAGGCGGTCGGCATCATCGCCGCGCAGTCGATCGGCGAACCCGGCACGCAGCTGACGATGCGGACCTTCCACATCGGCGGCATCGCGCAGGGCGGTCAGCAGTCCTTCATCGCCGCCGCGCAGGAAGGCGTGGTCGAGTTCCAGAACGAAAGCACGCTGGAAAACGCCAGTGGCGAGCTGATCGTGATGGCGCGCAACATGCAGCTGCATATCAAGTCGGCCACCGGCGAGACGCTGGCCAGCCACAAGCTGTTCTACGGCAGCAAGCTGTTCGTGCGCGAAGGCGATGCCGTGGCGCGCGGCCAGAAGATGTTCGAATGGGACCCCTATACCCTGCCGATCATCGCCGAGAAGGCGGGTGTGGCGAAATATGTCGACCTGCTCTCGGGGATCTCGGTCCGCGACGAGACCGACGACGCGACCGGCATGACGCAGAAGATCGTCACGGACTGGCGCTCGGCCCCGAAAGGCAACGAGCTCAAGCCCGAGATCATCATCGTCGATGCCGATGGCGAGCCGGTGCGCAACGAACAGGGCAACCCGGTCACCTATCCGATGTCGGTCGACGCGGTTCTGTCGGTCGAGGACGGGCAGGAGATCCTGGCCGGCGACGTCGTGGCGCGGATCCCGCGCGAAGGCGCCAAGACCAAGGACATCACCGGGGGTCTGCCCCGCGTGGCGGAACTGTTCGAGGCCCGTCGTCCCAAGGATCACGCCATCATCGCCGAGATCGACGGCTATGTGCGCTTTGGCAAGGACTACAAGAACAAGCGCCGCATCGCCATCGAACCCGCCGACGACACGCTGGAAGCCGTCGAATACATGGTGCCGAAAGGCAAGCACATCCCGGTGCAGGAAGGCGACTTCGTGCAGAAGGGTGACTACATCATGGACGGCAACCCGGCGCCGCATGACATCCTGCGCATCATGGGGATCGAGGCTCTGGCCGACTATCTCATCGACGAGGTGCAGGACGTCTATCGACTGCAGGGCGTGAAGATCAACGACAAGCACATCGAGGTGATCGTGCGGCAGATGCTGCAAAAGATCGAGATCCTCGACAGCGGCGATACCACGCTGCTGAAGGGCGAGCATGTCGATCGCGACGAGTTCGAGGAAGAGAACGCCAAGATCGAAGCCAAGGGGGGCCGTCCGGCCTCGGGCGAGCCGGTGCTGCTGGGCATCACCAAGGCCAGCCTGCAGACCCGCAGCTTCATCTCGGCCGCCTCGTTCCAGGAAACGACCCGCGTGCTGACCGAGGCCGCCGTGCAGGGCAAGCGCGACAAGCTGGTCGGCCTCAAGGAGAACGTCATCGTCGGCCGGCTGATCCCGGCCGGCACCGGCGGCGCCACCGCCCGCGTGAAGCGCATCGCCGGCGAGCGCGACAACGAGGTGATCGAGGCGCGCCGCGCCGAGGCCGAGGCCGCCGCGGCGCTGATCGCGCCGGAGGACAGTCCGGCCGAGGTCGGCGGCGAGGATTGA
- the rpoB gene encoding DNA-directed RNA polymerase subunit beta, whose translation MAQAYVGQKRIRRYYGNIREVLEMPNLIEVQKSSYDLFLRSGEAEGHQDGEGIQGVFQSVFPIKDFNETATLEFVKYELEKPKYDVDECQSRDMTYAAPLKVTLRLIVFDVDETTGAKSVKDIKEQDVYMGDMPLMTQNGTFIVNGTERVVVSQMHRSPGVFFDHDRGKTHSSGKLLFACRIIPYRGSWLDFEFDAKDLVFARIDRRRKLPVTTLLYALGMDQEGIMDAFYDTVDYTLQRAVKGREAGWITKFFPERVRGTRPSYDLVNAETGEIITKAGDKVTPRLVKQLAEHGDINLLLPFEKIIGRFVAKDIINEQTGLIYAEAGDEITVEYDRDGEISGGLLKVLLDNGIEDIPVLDIDHVNVGPYIRNTMAADKNMSREGALMDIYRVMRPGEPPTVEAASALFDSLFFDSERYDLSAVGRVKMNMRLDLDAPDTQRTLRKEDIIACIRGLVELRDGKGEIDDIDHLGNRRVRSVGELMENQYRIGLLRMERAIRERMSGVEIDTVMPQDLINAKPAAAAVREFFGSSQLSQFMDQTNPLSEVTHKRRLSALGPGGLTRERAGFEVRDVHPTHYGRMCPIETPEGQNIGLINSLATFARVNKYGFIETPYRKVIEGKVTDDVVYMSATEEMRHTIAQANATLDEGGKFVDELISTRQAGDFMLNPVEAVDLIDVSPKQLVSVAAALIPFLENDDANRALMGSNMQRQAVPLLRAEAPFVGTGMEATVARDSGAAIMARRGGIIDQVDAQRIVIRATEDLGAGDAGVDIYRLRKFKRSNQSSTINQRPLVKVGERVVKGQVVADGPSTDQGELAIGRNVVVAFMPWNGYNYEDSILISERIHRDDVFTSIHIDEYEVAARDTKLGPEEITRDIPNVGEEALRNLDEAGIVYIGAEVGPGDILVGKITPKGESPMTPEEKLLRAIFGEKASDVRDTSLRLPPGAYGTIVEVRVFNRHGVDKDERALQIEREEVERLARDRDDELAILERNIYARLKTLIMGKEVVKGPKGIRAGAVVDDDLLGQLSRGQWWQLAVADEDTAKEVEALNQQFDAQKRALDNRFDDKVEKVRQGDDLPPGVMKMVKVFVAVKRKLQAGDKMAGRHGNKGVVSKVVPIEDMPFLADGTPVDLVLNPLGVPSRMNVGQILETHMGWASRGLGIRIDEALQDYRRNGNMSPVREAMRNGYGDAFYAETFEGMDDEALLEHADAVRGGVPIATPVFDGAKEADVNDALRRAGFDSSGQSIVFDGRTGEQFARPVTVGMKYVLKLHHLVDDKMHARSTGPYSLVTQQPLGGKAQFGGQRLGEMEVWALEAYGAAYTLQEMLTVKSDDVAGRTKVYESIVKGEDNFEAGVPESFNVLVKEVRGLGLNMELLDAEDEE comes from the coding sequence ATGGCGCAAGCTTATGTCGGCCAGAAACGCATCCGGCGTTACTATGGCAATATCCGCGAAGTTCTTGAGATGCCGAACCTCATCGAGGTTCAGAAATCCTCCTACGACCTGTTCCTGCGGTCGGGCGAGGCCGAGGGCCATCAGGATGGCGAAGGCATCCAGGGCGTCTTCCAGTCGGTGTTCCCGATCAAGGACTTCAACGAGACCGCGACGCTCGAATTCGTGAAATACGAGCTCGAGAAGCCGAAATACGACGTGGATGAGTGCCAGAGCCGCGACATGACCTATGCCGCGCCGCTGAAGGTCACCCTGCGCCTGATCGTCTTCGATGTCGACGAGACCACCGGCGCCAAGTCGGTCAAGGACATCAAGGAACAGGACGTCTACATGGGCGACATGCCCCTGATGACGCAGAACGGCACCTTCATCGTGAACGGCACCGAGCGCGTCGTCGTGTCGCAGATGCACCGCAGCCCCGGCGTGTTCTTCGACCATGACCGCGGCAAGACCCATAGCTCGGGCAAGCTCTTGTTCGCCTGCCGCATCATCCCGTATCGCGGCTCGTGGCTGGACTTCGAATTCGACGCCAAGGACTTGGTCTTCGCGCGCATCGACCGCCGCCGGAAACTGCCGGTGACGACGCTGCTCTATGCGCTCGGCATGGACCAGGAGGGCATCATGGATGCCTTCTACGACACCGTGGACTATACGCTGCAGCGCGCCGTCAAGGGCCGCGAGGCCGGCTGGATCACCAAGTTCTTCCCCGAGCGCGTGCGCGGCACCCGCCCCAGCTATGACCTGGTGAATGCCGAGACCGGCGAGATCATCACCAAGGCCGGCGACAAGGTGACGCCGCGCCTGGTCAAGCAGTTGGCCGAGCATGGCGACATCAACCTGCTTCTGCCCTTCGAGAAGATCATCGGCCGCTTCGTCGCCAAGGACATCATCAACGAGCAGACCGGCCTGATCTATGCCGAGGCCGGTGACGAGATCACCGTCGAATACGACCGCGACGGCGAGATCTCGGGCGGCTTGCTGAAGGTGCTGCTGGACAACGGCATCGAGGACATCCCGGTCCTGGACATCGACCATGTGAACGTCGGCCCCTATATCCGCAACACCATGGCGGCGGACAAGAACATGAGCCGCGAAGGCGCGCTGATGGACATCTACCGCGTCATGCGCCCGGGCGAGCCGCCGACCGTCGAGGCTGCCTCGGCGCTGTTCGACAGCCTGTTCTTCGACAGCGAGCGCTACGACCTCTCGGCCGTGGGCCGGGTCAAGATGAACATGCGCCTTGACCTTGACGCGCCGGATACCCAGCGCACCCTGCGCAAGGAAGACATCATCGCCTGTATCCGCGGCTTGGTGGAACTGCGCGACGGCAAGGGCGAGATCGACGACATCGACCACCTCGGCAACCGCCGGGTGCGCTCGGTCGGCGAGCTGATGGAGAACCAGTACCGCATCGGCCTGCTGCGCATGGAGCGCGCGATCCGCGAGCGCATGTCCGGCGTCGAGATCGACACCGTGATGCCGCAGGATCTGATCAACGCCAAGCCGGCGGCGGCGGCGGTGCGCGAATTCTTCGGTTCGTCGCAGCTGTCGCAGTTCATGGACCAGACCAACCCGCTGTCCGAAGTGACCCACAAGCGCCGTCTTTCGGCGCTTGGCCCGGGCGGTCTGACCCGCGAACGCGCCGGCTTCGAGGTTCGCGACGTGCACCCGACCCATTACGGCCGAATGTGCCCGATTGAGACCCCGGAAGGTCAGAACATCGGCCTGATCAACAGCCTCGCGACCTTTGCCCGCGTCAACAAATACGGCTTCATCGAAACCCCCTATCGCAAGGTGATCGAGGGCAAGGTGACCGATGACGTGGTCTATATGTCCGCGACCGAGGAAATGCGCCACACCATCGCCCAGGCGAACGCGACCCTCGACGAGGGCGGCAAGTTCGTGGACGAGCTGATCTCGACCCGTCAGGCGGGCGACTTCATGCTGAACCCGGTCGAGGCGGTGGACCTGATCGACGTGTCGCCGAAACAGCTGGTTTCGGTGGCGGCGGCGCTGATCCCCTTCCTTGAAAATGACGACGCCAACCGCGCGCTGATGGGCTCGAACATGCAGCGCCAGGCGGTTCCGCTGCTGCGGGCCGAGGCGCCCTTCGTCGGCACCGGCATGGAGGCGACCGTTGCGCGCGATTCCGGCGCCGCCATCATGGCGCGCCGGGGCGGCATCATCGACCAGGTCGACGCGCAGCGGATCGTTATCCGCGCGACCGAGGATCTGGGCGCGGGCGATGCGGGCGTGGACATCTATCGTCTGCGCAAGTTCAAGCGTTCGAACCAGTCCTCGACCATCAACCAGCGCCCGCTGGTCAAGGTGGGCGAGCGCGTGGTCAAGGGTCAGGTCGTCGCCGACGGTCCCTCGACCGATCAGGGCGAACTGGCGATCGGCCGCAACGTGGTCGTGGCCTTCATGCCCTGGAACGGCTACAACTACGAGGACTCGATCCTGATTTCCGAGCGGATCCACCGCGACGACGTGTTCACCTCGATCCATATCGACGAATACGAAGTGGCGGCGCGCGACACCAAGCTGGGCCCGGAAGAAATCACCCGCGACATCCCGAACGTCGGCGAGGAGGCGCTGCGCAACCTCGACGAGGCCGGCATCGTCTATATCGGCGCCGAGGTCGGTCCGGGCGACATCCTGGTCGGCAAGATCACCCCGAAGGGTGAAAGCCCGATGACGCCGGAGGAAAAGCTGCTGCGCGCCATCTTCGGCGAAAAGGCCAGCGACGTGCGCGACACCTCGCTGCGTCTGCCGCCGGGCGCCTATGGCACCATCGTCGAGGTCCGGGTGTTCAACCGCCACGGCGTCGACAAGGACGAGCGTGCGTTGCAGATCGAGCGCGAGGAAGTCGAGCGTCTGGCCCGCGACCGGGACGACGAGCTGGCGATCCTGGAGCGCAACATCTATGCGCGCCTGAAAACGCTGATCATGGGCAAGGAAGTCGTCAAGGGGCCGAAAGGCATCCGCGCCGGCGCCGTGGTCGATGACGATCTGCTGGGCCAGCTGTCGCGCGGCCAGTGGTGGCAGCTTGCCGTCGCCGACGAGGACACCGCCAAGGAAGTCGAGGCGCTGAACCAGCAATTCGACGCGCAGAAGCGGGCGCTGGACAACCGTTTCGACGACAAGGTCGAGAAGGTGCGTCAGGGCGACGACCTGCCTCCGGGCGTGATGAAGATGGTCAAGGTCTTCGTCGCGGTGAAGCGCAAGCTGCAAGCGGGCGACAAGATGGCCGGCCGTCACGGCAACAAGGGTGTGGTGTCCAAGGTGGTTCCCATCGAGGACATGCCCTTCCTGGCCGACGGCACCCCGGTCGACCTGGTGCTGAACCCGCTGGGCGTGCCGTCGCGGATGAACGTCGGCCAGATCCTCGAGACCCATATGGGCTGGGCGTCGCGCGGATTGGGCATCAGGATCGACGAAGCGCTGCAGGACTATCGCCGCAATGGCAACATGTCCCCGGTGCGCGAGGCGATGCGCAACGGCTATGGCGACGCGTTCTATGCCGAGACCTTCGAAGGCATGGATGACGAGGCGCTGCTGGAGCACGCCGATGCGGTGCGCGGCGGCGTTCCCATCGCCACGCCGGTCTTCGACGGCGCGAAAGAGGCGGATGTGAACGACGCGTTGCGCCGCGCCGGCTTCGACAGCTCGGGCCAGTCCATCGTCTTCGACGGCCGCACCGGCGAGCAGTTCGCCCGCCCGGTCACCGTCGGGATGAAATATGTCCTGAAGCTGCACCACCTTGTCGACGACAAGATGCACGCCCGCTCGACCGGTCCCTACAGCCTGGTCACCCAGCAGCCGCTGGGCGGCAAGGCGCAGTTCGGCGGTCAGCGTCTGGGTGAGATGGAGGTCTGGGCGCTGGAAGCCTATGGCGCCGCCTATACCCTGCAAGAGATGCTGACGGTCAAGTCGGACGACGTGGCCGGCCGGACCAAGGTCTATGAAAGCATCGTCAAGGGCGAGGACAATTTCGAGGCCGGCGTCCCGGAATCGTTCAACGTGCTGGTCAAGGAGGTCCGGGGTCTGGGCCTCAACATGGAACTCCTGGATGCGGAGGACGAGGAGTGA
- the rplJ gene encoding 50S ribosomal protein L10: protein MDRAQKEQLVEELGQIFEASGVVVVARYEGMTVAEMQDLRAQMREAGGSVRVAKNRLAKIALDGKPCASIADYLTGMTVLAFSEDPVAAAKVADKYAKGNDKFVILGGAMGDTALDPAGVKAVAQMPSREELIASIVSCIGAPAANIAGAIGAPASNIAGILSTLEEREAA from the coding sequence GTGGATAGAGCGCAGAAAGAGCAATTGGTCGAGGAACTCGGCCAGATCTTTGAAGCCTCTGGCGTCGTGGTGGTTGCCCGCTACGAGGGAATGACGGTTGCCGAAATGCAGGACCTGCGCGCGCAGATGCGCGAAGCTGGCGGGTCCGTTCGCGTTGCCAAGAACAGGCTCGCCAAGATCGCCCTGGATGGAAAGCCTTGCGCCAGCATCGCCGACTATCTGACGGGCATGACCGTGCTCGCCTTCTCCGAGGATCCTGTGGCTGCTGCCAAGGTCGCGGACAAATACGCCAAGGGGAACGACAAGTTCGTGATCCTGGGCGGTGCGATGGGCGACACGGCGCTTGACCCGGCCGGTGTGAAAGCCGTGGCCCAGATGCCGTCGCGCGAGGAGCTTATCGCTTCGATCGTGTCCTGCATCGGTGCCCCTGCTGCGAACATCGCGGGCGCGATCGGCGCACCTGCTTCCAACATCGCGGGCATCCTCTCGACTCTGGAAGAGCGCGAGGCTGCCTGA